A stretch of Thermodesulfobacteriota bacterium DNA encodes these proteins:
- a CDS encoding type II toxin-antitoxin system HicA family toxin, with product MKVREVIRMIEADGWFLDRTRGSHRQFKHPIKRGVVTIAGKAGDDLAPGTLRSVFRQAGLER from the coding sequence TTGAAGGTTCGAGAGGTCATCCGTATGATCGAGGCCGACGGCTGGTTCCTGGATCGGACCAGAGGAAGCCACCGTCAGTTCAAGCATCCGATCAAGCGGGGTGTCGTGACGATCGCGGGCAAGGCGGGAGACGATCTGGCCCCGGGGACTCTACGGAGCGTGTTTCGCCAGGCGGGTTTGGAGCGATGA